A section of the Lathamus discolor isolate bLatDis1 chromosome 6, bLatDis1.hap1, whole genome shotgun sequence genome encodes:
- the LOC136016628 gene encoding transmembrane protein 238-like isoform X2 produces the protein MAAPGGLGRCVAAFWLALAFDALGLAVLLAGVFADVFFSDLLIYAGGIGIFLSLIWWVFWYAGNLEVPLEELRDDVGLAPPKVRSDSLLRRLVHGFSLRLSNTFASAPRSRATSSTGLELQRAGDPRGRPADAGR, from the coding sequence ATGGCGGCCCCCGGCGGGCTCGGCCGCTGCGTGGCCGCCTTCTGGCTGGCGTTGGCCTTCGACGCGCTGGGCCTGGCGGTGCTGCTGGCAGGCGTGTTCGCCGACGTGTTCTTCTCCGACCTCCTGATCTACGCGGGCGGCATCGGCATTTTCCTCAGCCTCATTTGGTGGGTGTTCTGGTACGCGGGCAACCTGGAGGTGCCTCTGGAGGAGCTGCGCGACGACGTGGGGTTGGCGCCGCCCAAGGTCCGCAGTGACAGTCTGCTGCGGCGGCTGGTGCACGGCTTCAGCCTCCGACTGTCCAACACCTTCGCTTCCGCGCCGCGCTCCCGCGCTACCTCCTCCACCGGCCTGGAGCTGCAGCGCGCCGGGGACCCGCGAGGCCGCCCCGCCGATGCCGGCAGGTGA
- the LOC136016628 gene encoding transmembrane protein 238-like isoform X1 produces the protein MAAPGGLGRCVAAFWLALAFDALGLAVLLAGVFADVFFSDLLIYAGGIGIFLSLIWWVFWYAGNLEVPLEELRDDVGLAPPKVRSDSLLRRLVHGFSLRLSNTFASAPRSRATSSTGLELQRAGDPRGRPADAGRIC, from the coding sequence ATGGCGGCCCCCGGCGGGCTCGGCCGCTGCGTGGCCGCCTTCTGGCTGGCGTTGGCCTTCGACGCGCTGGGCCTGGCGGTGCTGCTGGCAGGCGTGTTCGCCGACGTGTTCTTCTCCGACCTCCTGATCTACGCGGGCGGCATCGGCATTTTCCTCAGCCTCATTTGGTGGGTGTTCTGGTACGCGGGCAACCTGGAGGTGCCTCTGGAGGAGCTGCGCGACGACGTGGGGTTGGCGCCGCCCAAGGTCCGCAGTGACAGTCTGCTGCGGCGGCTGGTGCACGGCTTCAGCCTCCGACTGTCCAACACCTTCGCTTCCGCGCCGCGCTCCCGCGCTACCTCCTCCACCGGCCTGGAGCTGCAGCGCGCCGGGGACCCGCGAGGCCGCCCCGCCGATGCCGGCAG